In Salinibacterium sp. ZJ70, one DNA window encodes the following:
- a CDS encoding DNA methyltransferase, producing the protein MQSDAFIVGESWISEHFFTTDGKQSFQQRVLERRKSWDEDGDSPRAGVSRIAGELASALARLDEAAPGLERDVRQHDEVTRPLVSALGFDDAHLRSRTLGPVNWLSTPGTDAPVLALVEGRHTESLDDLLQKDGDTLLEAYAPEGEPAVTSLSRLLSTLLVADDAPEFAVVLAGRWALLVDRERWPEGRYLAVDVQLVVDRNDQRKGGELDRLVAVLSAESLLPDAEGTVWWSSVREESIKHTVGVSQDLREGVRLAIEVIANDAVQRRARLGLDPIPADQAQTLAKQSLRFIYRILFLLYAESSPELKVLPVGAPEFGEGYGLDRLRELVLVELSGDAAERTHFYDSLAVLFRLIDEGSPEAEGSTDLTDGLVFNSLRADLFSPEAVSRISESKLSDGALQSVLERLLLSKAQKGRDRGFISYADLGINQLGAVYEGLMSYTGFFATEDLHEVAPDGKPEKGSWVVPVSRSGHLDEKHFVKAPDPITGEPKPVVHGAGAFVYRLSGRDRQQSASYYSPEVLTRFTVSQALEELLTPETTAEQILQLSVCEPALGSGAFAIEAVRQLAEQYLDRREAELGVRIDPDERPRELQKVKAWIALHQVYGVDLNATAVELAEISLWLDTMSEGLHAPWFGLRLRRGNSLVGARRAVFSADQVRSKGWLSDVPRDVPLRDDVHIGIHHFLLPADGWGASADAKEAKELAADARAALTTWRKSMRMKPTAKQIAQLEALASRVESLWAFAAKRLQVAEWEARRPIALWGRDADPDDDRPHSVSREQIEHTLADADGAYRRLRRVMDAWCALWFWPLTDDLTGGVEPPTWEQWIAALTGLLGTTGSETRKARAARDAGATTFDLPDGWDALTEAEQMDLGFASALPVKDVLREQPWLVVAERIAERQGFFHWELDFAPVFLRGGFDLQVGNPPWVRPRSDVEALLAEGDPWWQLKAKSTAAEDAQHREAALAVPGVREILVDGTAEVVALAAFIGGVQNYPQLAGLQPDLYRCFTTATWAHMSRGGSVVLIHPESHFTDEKAGVLRAATYRRLRRHWQFINELSLFEVHHLVSYGINVYGPERSPDFLQATSLYHPSTVEASLRHDGSGPEPGLKDDEGRWDLRPHASRIQRVDGEVLRTWHAILETESVPVVRTRMVYTVNRSTAAVLAKLSTAPRMAELGLQFSRGWDESIDRKKGRFEAEWGRPESWRDVILQGPHIHVATPFYKNPNPTMLHNQDWTSVDLEALEPDAIPVTQYKPRGSRAEYDAAYGTWEVDGEHRPIRDFYRIAWRAMAANTGERTFISALIPPGAGHVNGVFAVGGAQPDTLVAAAGFSSSLISDFGVRAAPKSGIYQGVFERLPVQSGGRFIGAISARYLRLVASTDAFAPLWRDVVGNEWGPDRVLRKAVERRRAQLEIDVLVALSLGITIDELVTIYRTQFPVLAGYDRNEYLFDANGRLVPTTIRQAWRKAGEPTDAARMAVEERTAVHPGSGVEYVYELPFRFLDREADMREAYARFEAEL; encoded by the coding sequence ATGCAGAGCGACGCATTCATCGTGGGCGAGAGCTGGATCAGCGAACACTTTTTCACCACGGACGGTAAGCAGTCCTTCCAGCAGCGTGTGCTGGAGCGCCGTAAGTCGTGGGACGAGGATGGTGACTCGCCTCGCGCGGGTGTCAGCCGCATCGCGGGTGAGCTCGCGTCTGCGCTCGCCCGCCTCGACGAGGCTGCGCCGGGTCTCGAGCGTGACGTGCGGCAGCACGACGAGGTCACGCGGCCGCTCGTGTCGGCTCTCGGGTTCGACGACGCACATCTGCGTTCGCGCACGCTCGGGCCGGTCAACTGGCTGAGCACTCCCGGCACGGATGCGCCCGTTCTCGCGCTGGTCGAGGGCCGTCACACCGAGTCGCTGGACGATCTGCTGCAGAAGGATGGCGACACCCTGCTTGAGGCGTATGCGCCCGAGGGTGAGCCCGCAGTCACGAGCCTCTCGCGTCTGCTGTCGACCCTGCTTGTGGCTGACGATGCCCCGGAGTTCGCGGTTGTGCTGGCCGGGCGATGGGCGCTGCTGGTAGATCGCGAGCGCTGGCCCGAGGGTCGCTACCTCGCCGTTGATGTGCAGCTCGTGGTCGACCGCAATGACCAGCGCAAGGGCGGTGAGCTCGACCGTCTCGTTGCGGTGCTGTCGGCCGAGTCGCTGCTGCCTGACGCGGAGGGCACGGTGTGGTGGAGCTCCGTGCGCGAGGAGTCGATCAAGCACACGGTCGGTGTTTCGCAGGATCTGCGCGAGGGCGTGCGCCTCGCCATTGAAGTCATCGCGAACGACGCGGTGCAGCGGCGTGCACGGCTGGGGCTGGATCCGATTCCGGCTGACCAGGCGCAGACGCTCGCGAAGCAGTCGTTGCGCTTCATCTACCGGATCCTCTTCCTTCTCTATGCGGAGTCGTCTCCCGAGTTGAAGGTGCTCCCGGTGGGTGCCCCTGAATTCGGTGAGGGGTATGGGCTCGACCGCCTGCGGGAGTTGGTGCTTGTCGAGCTTTCGGGCGATGCCGCCGAGCGCACACACTTCTACGACTCACTCGCGGTGCTGTTCCGCCTGATTGATGAGGGGTCGCCCGAGGCGGAGGGCAGCACTGATCTGACGGACGGGCTCGTTTTCAATTCGCTGCGAGCCGACCTCTTCAGCCCGGAGGCGGTCTCACGCATCAGCGAGTCGAAGCTCTCGGATGGCGCGCTGCAGAGCGTGCTGGAGCGGCTGCTGCTCTCGAAGGCCCAGAAGGGCCGCGACCGTGGTTTTATCTCGTACGCCGACCTCGGCATCAACCAGCTGGGCGCCGTGTACGAGGGTCTGATGTCGTACACGGGGTTCTTCGCCACCGAGGATCTGCACGAGGTCGCGCCTGATGGGAAGCCTGAGAAGGGCTCCTGGGTGGTGCCGGTCTCGCGGTCGGGGCACCTCGACGAGAAGCACTTCGTGAAAGCTCCGGATCCGATCACGGGTGAGCCGAAGCCCGTCGTGCACGGTGCTGGCGCCTTTGTGTATCGGCTCTCGGGTCGCGACCGTCAGCAGTCTGCCTCGTATTACAGTCCGGAGGTGCTGACCCGGTTCACGGTGTCGCAGGCGCTCGAGGAATTGCTCACGCCCGAGACGACCGCGGAGCAGATTCTGCAGCTGTCGGTCTGCGAGCCGGCGCTCGGATCGGGCGCGTTCGCTATCGAGGCAGTGCGTCAGCTCGCCGAGCAGTACCTGGACCGCCGCGAAGCCGAGCTCGGGGTGCGCATCGACCCCGACGAGCGCCCCCGCGAGCTGCAGAAGGTCAAGGCGTGGATCGCCCTGCACCAGGTGTACGGCGTCGACCTCAATGCCACGGCTGTCGAGCTCGCGGAGATCTCGCTGTGGCTCGACACGATGAGCGAAGGGCTCCATGCCCCCTGGTTCGGTCTCCGTCTGCGGCGCGGCAACTCGCTCGTCGGCGCGCGGCGAGCGGTGTTCAGCGCCGATCAGGTGCGCTCGAAGGGGTGGCTCTCGGACGTTCCCCGCGACGTGCCGCTGCGAGACGACGTGCACATCGGCATCCACCACTTCCTGCTTCCGGCGGACGGATGGGGTGCCTCTGCAGACGCGAAGGAGGCGAAGGAGCTCGCCGCGGATGCCCGTGCGGCGCTGACGACGTGGCGCAAGTCGATGCGCATGAAGCCGACCGCGAAGCAGATCGCGCAGCTCGAAGCCCTCGCGTCGCGGGTCGAGTCGCTGTGGGCCTTCGCGGCCAAGCGCCTGCAGGTGGCCGAGTGGGAGGCCCGCCGGCCGATCGCCCTGTGGGGCCGCGACGCCGACCCCGACGACGACCGCCCGCACTCGGTGTCGCGCGAGCAGATTGAGCACACGCTCGCCGACGCAGATGGCGCCTATCGGCGCCTGCGGCGTGTGATGGACGCGTGGTGCGCGCTCTGGTTCTGGCCGCTCACCGATGACCTCACGGGAGGGGTGGAACCGCCCACGTGGGAGCAGTGGATCGCCGCGCTCACGGGCCTGCTCGGCACGACCGGATCTGAGACCCGCAAGGCACGCGCCGCTCGGGACGCAGGGGCAACGACGTTCGACCTTCCCGACGGGTGGGACGCGCTCACCGAGGCCGAGCAGATGGATCTGGGCTTCGCGTCGGCGCTCCCGGTGAAGGACGTGCTGCGTGAGCAGCCCTGGCTGGTGGTCGCGGAGCGCATCGCGGAGCGGCAGGGCTTCTTCCACTGGGAGCTCGACTTCGCACCCGTGTTCCTGCGCGGCGGGTTCGACCTGCAGGTGGGCAACCCGCCCTGGGTGCGGCCCCGCTCCGACGTCGAGGCGCTGCTCGCCGAGGGCGACCCATGGTGGCAGCTCAAGGCGAAATCCACTGCCGCCGAGGATGCGCAGCACCGTGAGGCGGCGCTCGCCGTACCGGGCGTGCGCGAGATCCTCGTTGACGGCACAGCGGAGGTGGTAGCGCTCGCCGCATTCATTGGCGGCGTTCAGAACTACCCGCAACTGGCGGGCCTGCAGCCAGACCTCTACCGCTGCTTCACGACTGCGACGTGGGCGCACATGTCGCGCGGAGGATCCGTGGTGTTGATCCACCCGGAGTCGCACTTCACCGACGAGAAGGCGGGTGTATTGCGCGCAGCAACGTACCGGCGTCTTCGCCGGCATTGGCAGTTCATCAACGAGTTGTCGCTATTCGAAGTGCATCATCTTGTTTCTTACGGCATTAACGTCTACGGCCCCGAGCGCTCGCCTGACTTCCTGCAGGCGACCTCGTTGTACCACCCCTCCACCGTGGAAGCATCGCTGCGGCATGACGGGAGCGGGCCGGAGCCTGGCCTCAAGGACGACGAAGGGCGGTGGGATCTCCGACCGCACGCCTCGCGCATTCAGAGAGTCGACGGCGAGGTGCTGCGCACGTGGCACGCCATCCTCGAGACCGAGTCCGTCCCCGTCGTGCGAACGCGGATGGTGTACACCGTGAACCGCTCGACCGCTGCCGTGCTCGCGAAGCTGTCGACCGCGCCGCGCATGGCCGAGCTCGGGCTGCAGTTCAGCCGCGGCTGGGATGAGTCGATCGACCGTAAGAAGGGGCGCTTCGAGGCAGAGTGGGGGCGGCCCGAAAGCTGGCGCGACGTCATCCTGCAGGGTCCCCACATTCACGTGGCCACACCGTTCTACAAGAACCCGAACCCCACGATGCTCCACAACCAAGACTGGACGTCGGTCGACCTCGAGGCGCTCGAACCCGACGCGATTCCCGTCACCCAGTACAAGCCCCGTGGCTCCCGCGCGGAGTACGACGCTGCGTACGGCACATGGGAGGTCGACGGCGAGCACCGCCCCATCCGCGATTTCTACCGCATCGCATGGCGCGCTATGGCGGCGAATACTGGGGAACGGACGTTCATATCTGCGCTGATCCCGCCAGGCGCGGGGCACGTGAATGGGGTATTCGCGGTCGGCGGAGCACAACCCGACACTCTCGTAGCCGCCGCGGGCTTCAGCTCCTCACTCATCTCCGATTTCGGAGTGCGCGCAGCGCCAAAAAGCGGAATCTACCAAGGCGTGTTCGAACGGTTGCCTGTGCAGAGCGGCGGCAGATTCATCGGTGCTATATCGGCCCGTTACTTGCGACTTGTCGCGTCGACGGATGCCTTCGCGCCGCTATGGCGTGACGTCGTCGGTAACGAGTGGGGCCCTGATCGAGTGCTGAGGAAAGCGGTCGAGCGGCGGCGGGCGCAGCTGGAAATCGACGTGCTGGTTGCGTTGAGCCTGGGTATCACGATCGACGAGCTCGTCACGATCTATCGGACGCAGTTTCCTGTTCTTGCTGGATACGACCGCAACGAGTACCTGTTCGACGCCAACGGTCGCCTCGTGCCGACCACGATCCGCCAGGCATGGCGGAAGGCTGGCGAGCCGACGGATGCCGCGCGCATGGCGGTGGAGGAGCGCACCGCGGTGCACCCGGGGTCGGGAGTCGAGTACGTGTACGAGCTGCCGTTCCGGTTCCTCGACCGTGAGGCGGACATGCGCGAGGCATATGCGCGGTTCGAGGCTGAGCTGTGA